One Phragmites australis chromosome 23, lpPhrAust1.1, whole genome shotgun sequence DNA window includes the following coding sequences:
- the LOC133906180 gene encoding diacylglycerol kinase 1-like, whose protein sequence is MHKMLHPSWGDVWAYMSPMSEYWSVIIATVIFASVGAMTIYYTVNQLNKNISLSLIKAIKARAKRYKKWKDKVPAASHIWRKEVIARSKGLKCCVCLKSVSPPQYLGGTIHQCDICGAAAHPSCSGNAHKDCKCVSMGGLDHVLHQWAVQWIDTADRSEEESFCCYCDESCNGAFLAGSPIWYCMWCQRLVHVDCHSNLAKETGDICDLGPLKRLILSPLCVKELNWTGAAGILSSITHGANELASTVREKIRIRSKKYKKGTTSADSDSSGAVEPPSDVEGDSQEANSTAKRRDDHVNGKLNEVHQSSESEKDKQLVSDNTTTTSRSNGQHENSHVQNNQKYEIVNVPSDSRPLLVFINKRSGAQSGDSLRQRLQILLNPVQVFELSKQQGPEVGLALFRKVTHFRVLVCGGDGTVGWVLDAIEKQKFEAPPPVAILPAGTGNDLARVLCWGGGLGVVEKRGGLFSVLGDVEHAAVTVLDRWKITIKDIQGKLMAPPKFMNNYFGVGCDAKVALDIHNLREENPERFYSQFMNKVLYAKEGAKNIMDNIFDYFPWDVKLEIDGFKIDIPQDSQGILVANIRSYMGGVDLWKNEDDVSDTYLPQSMHDKKLEVVSFTGMLHLGRLQVGLSRAQRLAQGHHIKIEISTTMPIQVDGEPWSQEPCTIDVSHHSQAFMLKRVSEEPLGHAASIMADILENAENSGIISASQKRTLLQEIASRLL, encoded by the exons GTCGCCGATGTCGGAATACTGGTCTGTCATAATTGCGACGGTCATCTTTGCATCTGTCGGTGCAATGACAATTTACTACACTGTCAATCAGTTGAACAAGAACATCAGCTTGAGCTTGATAAAGGCTATCAAAGCCAGGGCAAAGAGGTACAAGAAATGGAAAGACAAGGTCCCCGCTGCCTCCCACATTTGGAGGAAAGAAGTTATCGCTCGCAGCAAAGGTCTGAAATGCTGTGTGTGCTTGAAGTCTGTTTCGCCCCCTCAGTATTTAGGGGGGACCATCCATCAGTGTGATATTTGTGGCGCCGCTGCGCATCCTAGTTGCTCAGGAAATGCACACAAGGATTGCAAATGTGTTTCTATGGGTGGTTTGGACCATGTCCTTCACCAGTGGGCTGTACAATGGATTGATACGGCGGATCGCTCTGAAGAAGAATCTTTCTGCTGCTACTGTGATGAATCTTGCAatggagcttttcttgcagggTCTCCAATTTGGTACTGCATGTGGTGTCAACGACTGGTGCATGTTGATTGTCACAGCAACTTAGCCAAGGAAACTGGTGATATCTGTGACTTGGGACCATTGAAGCGGTTGATATTATCACCTCTTTGTGTTAAGGAGCTTAATTGGACAGGTGCAGCAGGGATTTTGAGCTCTATCACACATGGGGCTAATGAATTGGCCTCCACCGTCCGAGAGAAGATTAGGATTCGTAGTAAAAAGTACAAAAAGGGTACTACTTCTGCTGATTCAGATAGCTCTGGGGCTGTTGAGCCACCATCTGATGTTGAAGGAGATTCACAAGAAGCAAACAGCACAGCAAAGAGGAGGGATGATCATGTCAATGGCAAACTTAATGAGGTACACCAAAGCTCTGAATCAGAGAAAGATAAACAACTTGTATCAGATAACACAACCACAACTAGCAGGTCAAATGGACAACACGAGAATTCCCATGTACAGAACAATCAGAAGTATGAAATTGTCAACGTGCCTTCTGATTCTAGGCCGCTGCTAGTTTTCATCAACAAGAGAAGTGGTGCCCAGAGTGGTGATTCACTGAGACAGCGTCTGCAGATCCTTCTTAATCCTGTCCAG GTTTTTGAGTTGAGCAAGCAGCAAGGTCCAGAAGTTGGTTTAGCTTTGTTTCGGAAGGTAACCCACTTCAGAGTTCTTGTATGTGGTGGAGATGGCACTGTTGGTTGGGTTTTGGATGCCATTGAGAAACAGAAGTTCGAAGCTCCGCCTCCTGTAGCCATCCTTCCAGCTGGTACTGGTAATGATCTTGCGAGGGTTTTGTGTTGGGGTGGTGGCCTTGGTGTTGTTGAGAAACGGGGAGGTCTATTCTCAGTTTTGGGAGATGTTGAGCACGCAGCAGTCACTGTTCTTGACAGATGGAAGATCACAATAAAGGACATCCAAGGGAAGCTTATGGCACCACCCAAATTTATGAACAACTACTTCG GGGTTGGCTGCGATGCAAAGGTTGCCTTAGATATCCACAACCTGAGGGAAGAAAATCCTGAACGGTTCTATAGCCAG TTTATGAACAAGGTGCTTTATGCAAAAGAGGGAGCAAAGAACATCATGGATAACATATTTGACTATTTTCCTTGGGATGTCAAACTCGAGATAGATGGATTCAAAATTGATATTCCTCAG GACTCTCAAGGTATCCTTGTTGCCAATATCCGGAGTTACATGGGAGGGGTTGACCTGTGGAAGAATGAGGATGATGTCTCTGACACTTACCTTCCTCAGTCCATGCATGACAAGAAGCTGGAAGTTGTTAGCTTCACAGGAATGCTGCATCTCGGAAGGCTGCAG GTTGGGCTTTCTCGCGCACAAAGATTAGCTCAAGGTCATCATATAAAGATTGAAATCAGTACTACAATGCCAATTCAAGTGGATGGAGAACCATGGTCTCAGGAGCCATGCACCATAGACGTTTCTCATCATAGCCAG GCCTTCATGCTGAAGAGAGTTTCTGAAGAACCTCTCGGTCATGCTGCTTCCATAATGGCCGACATTCTGGAAAACGCCGAGAACAGCGGTATCATTTCGGCCTCACAGAAGAGGACTCTACTCCAGGAGATAGCATCTAGGCTTTTGTAG